The following coding sequences are from one Bacteroidota bacterium window:
- a CDS encoding RNA polymerase sigma factor: protein MQQYTDQEIIAMFQNEQSRNMSIHFMMKQYQERLYWHIRKIVIDHDDADDVLQNTFIKAWKGMETFKGDSKIYTWLFRIGTNESISFLRQKRSNVTSIHPIEYHLSNSLSSDTYFEGDEIQLKLQKAILTLPEKQRIVFNMRYYDETPYEEMSEILETSVGALKSSYHIAAKKIEEVLLNR from the coding sequence ATGCAGCAGTATACAGATCAGGAAATAATAGCCATGTTTCAGAACGAGCAATCGCGAAATATGTCCATTCATTTCATGATGAAACAATATCAAGAACGATTATACTGGCACATTCGAAAAATTGTAATTGATCATGATGATGCAGATGATGTTTTACAAAACACATTTATAAAAGCATGGAAGGGAATGGAAACATTTAAAGGCGATTCGAAAATTTATACCTGGTTATTTAGAATAGGAACCAACGAATCGATTTCTTTTTTAAGACAAAAGCGCAGCAATGTAACGTCCATTCATCCGATTGAGTATCATTTAAGTAATTCGCTTTCATCGGATACGTATTTTGAGGGAGATGAGATACAGTTGAAATTACAAAAAGCAATTTTGACATTACCAGAAAAGCAACGCATCGTTTTTAATATGCGTTACTACGATGAAACACCATACGAGGAAATGTCGGAAATTCTGGAAACATCTGTTGGAGCATTAAAATCATCGTATCACATTGCGGCAAAGAAGATTGAAGAAGTGTTGCTTAATCGTTAG
- a CDS encoding IscS subfamily cysteine desulfurase, producing the protein MKTPIYLDYNATTPVDQRVLDVMLPYFNQNFGNAASRTHAFGWIAEEAVKVARQQVANLLNCLDQEIVFTSGSTEGINLAIKGVWENYQSKGKHIITVKTEHKAVLDTCKALEKRGALVTYLNVDREGMIDLQELKEALTPETILVAVMYANNETGVIQPIKEIADLVHANQSFLFCDATQAVGKITIDVQEEHVDIMCVSAHKFYGPKGVGALYVRRKDPRVTLFPQIDGGGHERGLRSGTLNVPGIVGLGKACELAAQEMWDDAVRISKLRTRLEQLLCERPNTFINGSTKNRLYTTTNICFGGIRSETILKQIPSIAVAMGSACNSAVAEPSHVLKAMGLSDEDSYSSIRFSLGKYTTEAEIKEVIETFKSVCF; encoded by the coding sequence GTGAAAACCCCCATTTATTTAGATTACAATGCCACAACACCTGTCGACCAACGGGTGTTGGATGTGATGTTGCCCTATTTTAACCAAAATTTCGGCAATGCAGCCAGTCGCACCCATGCGTTTGGTTGGATTGCGGAGGAAGCTGTTAAAGTTGCTCGTCAGCAGGTGGCCAATCTCCTAAATTGTTTGGATCAGGAAATTGTTTTTACATCCGGTTCAACCGAAGGAATTAATTTGGCCATTAAAGGTGTTTGGGAAAATTATCAATCGAAGGGCAAACACATCATTACCGTAAAAACAGAACACAAAGCGGTGTTGGATACCTGCAAAGCGCTTGAAAAAAGGGGAGCATTAGTTACCTATTTGAATGTGGACAGAGAGGGAATGATTGATTTGCAAGAATTAAAAGAGGCCTTAACTCCGGAAACCATTCTTGTTGCTGTTATGTATGCAAATAACGAAACAGGAGTGATTCAGCCAATCAAAGAAATTGCAGATCTCGTGCATGCTAATCAAAGTTTCTTATTTTGTGACGCCACACAAGCAGTTGGTAAAATTACAATTGATGTGCAGGAAGAGCATGTAGATATAATGTGTGTGAGTGCACATAAATTTTACGGACCGAAAGGTGTTGGAGCCTTGTATGTTCGTAGAAAGGATCCGCGAGTTACTTTGTTTCCACAAATTGATGGAGGAGGACATGAACGTGGATTGCGTTCAGGGACATTAAATGTACCTGGAATTGTTGGCTTAGGAAAAGCTTGCGAACTTGCTGCACAAGAAATGTGGGATGATGCTGTGCGGATCTCCAAATTGCGCACACGCCTGGAGCAATTGTTATGTGAACGACCGAATACCTTTATCAATGGGAGTACAAAAAATCGGTTGTACACGACTACGAATATTTGTTTTGGTGGCATCCGCTCCGAAACCATCCTAAAGCAAATTCCATCCATTGCGGTTGCGATGGGCTCAGCCTGTAATTCTGCAGTTGCTGAACCATCTCATGTTTTAAAAGCGATGGGCTTGAGTGATGAAGATTCCTATTCCTCTATTCGCTTTAGTTTAGGGAAATACACCACAGAGGCAGAAATCAAAGAAGTAATCGAAACATTTAAATCCGTTTGTTTTTAA
- a CDS encoding cysteine desulfurase produces MDIHKIRADFPILSRKVNGKPLIYFDNGATAQKPKSVIDAIDTYYKNQNANIHRGVHTLSQEITVAYENARSTVQKHLNAKHAHEIIFTRGTTDSINLVASSFGKKFISKGDEILISAMEHHSNILPWQQVCEEKGAILKVIPINENGELIISEYKRLLTDKTKIVAVTHISNTLGTINPIEEIIALAHVKNIPVLVDGAQAVPHTGVDVQLLSADFYVFSGHKLFGPTGVGILYGKEKWLNELPPYQVGGGTIKTVTFEKTEYAGLPLKFEAGTPHIEGGIGLAAAIDYVNEIGLENIAAYEHELLVYATEALLKIEGVKIIGTAKEKASVISFVVDGLHPFDVGTILDQLGIAVRTGHHCTQPLMQFYKVPGTLRASFAFYNTKEEIDVFIEGLKKAINMLK; encoded by the coding sequence ATTGACATCCATAAAATACGGGCAGATTTTCCGATACTTTCTCGCAAAGTAAATGGAAAACCGCTTATTTATTTCGACAATGGCGCTACGGCTCAAAAACCAAAATCGGTGATTGATGCAATTGATACGTATTATAAAAATCAAAATGCAAATATTCACCGTGGTGTTCATACGTTAAGTCAGGAAATTACTGTTGCTTATGAAAATGCTCGTTCTACCGTTCAAAAACATTTGAATGCAAAACATGCACATGAAATCATTTTCACCAGAGGCACAACCGATTCTATCAATTTAGTAGCAAGCTCATTCGGAAAAAAATTCATTTCCAAAGGAGATGAAATTTTAATATCTGCAATGGAGCATCACTCCAACATCCTTCCATGGCAGCAAGTATGCGAAGAAAAAGGTGCCATCCTTAAAGTGATTCCGATTAATGAAAATGGAGAATTAATCATTTCCGAATACAAGCGTTTATTAACAGACAAAACAAAGATTGTTGCTGTAACACATATCTCCAATACACTTGGAACCATTAATCCAATTGAAGAAATCATTGCATTGGCACATGTAAAAAACATTCCCGTATTGGTGGATGGTGCGCAAGCGGTTCCGCATACGGGTGTAGATGTTCAATTGTTGAGTGCAGATTTTTATGTGTTTAGCGGACATAAACTTTTCGGTCCGACCGGAGTTGGAATTCTTTACGGAAAAGAAAAATGGTTAAATGAATTACCACCATATCAAGTTGGAGGTGGCACCATTAAAACCGTTACGTTTGAAAAAACAGAGTATGCCGGTTTGCCTTTAAAGTTTGAAGCAGGAACGCCTCATATCGAAGGTGGAATTGGACTTGCTGCGGCAATTGATTATGTAAATGAAATTGGATTAGAAAATATTGCTGCTTACGAGCACGAATTATTAGTGTACGCCACCGAAGCACTTTTAAAAATTGAAGGCGTAAAAATTATTGGTACAGCAAAAGAAAAAGCAAGTGTGATTTCATTTGTTGTGGATGGTTTGCATCCATTTGATGTGGGAACCATTCTGGATCAATTAGGCATTGCTGTTCGCACCGGACATCATTGTACACAACCGTTAATGCAATTTTACAAGGTACCCGGAACATTAAGAGCATCGTTTGCTTTCTATAATACCAAAGAAGAGATTGATGTGTTTATTGAAGGATTAAAGAAAGCGATTAATATGCTGAAGTAA
- a CDS encoding four helix bundle protein: MAKINSFEDIQAWQKARELNKEIYKVSNGGAFSKDYGLRDQIRRASVSIVSNIAEGFERNGSKEFRQFLSISKGSAGEVRAQLYVAYDLDYITKEEFEKLNSLVFDTSRMISGFINYLRDSELKGAKFN, encoded by the coding sequence ATGGCAAAAATCAATAGCTTCGAAGATATTCAAGCTTGGCAAAAAGCACGTGAATTAAATAAGGAGATATACAAAGTTTCAAATGGTGGAGCATTTAGTAAAGATTATGGATTGAGAGACCAAATCAGAAGAGCTAGTGTTTCTATTGTTTCTAATATTGCAGAAGGGTTTGAAAGAAATGGCAGTAAAGAATTTAGACAGTTTTTATCAATTTCAAAAGGTTCGGCTGGAGAGGTAAGAGCACAATTGTATGTTGCTTATGATTTAGATTATATCACTAAAGAAGAATTTGAAAAATTAAATTCACTCGTGTTTGATACTAGTAGAATGATTAGTGGGTTTATAAATTATTTAAGAGACTCAGAATTAAAAGGTGCTAAGTTTAACTAA
- a CDS encoding SufE family protein: MTIEEIENEIIEEFEMFEDWMQRYEHLIDLGKSMPMIEEKYKTEDKLIKGCQSQVWMHSELKDGKVVYTADSDAIITKGMVALMIRVLSNHTPQEIIDAKLDFIEKIGLTKHLSPTRSNGLLSMIKQMKLDALAYKNKLV; the protein is encoded by the coding sequence ATGACGATAGAAGAAATAGAAAACGAAATTATTGAAGAGTTTGAGATGTTCGAAGATTGGATGCAACGTTACGAGCATTTAATTGACTTAGGAAAATCGATGCCGATGATTGAGGAGAAGTATAAAACGGAGGACAAGCTCATCAAAGGTTGTCAAAGTCAAGTGTGGATGCATTCTGAACTAAAAGACGGCAAAGTTGTTTATACTGCAGACAGCGATGCGATCATCACCAAAGGAATGGTTGCTTTGATGATACGGGTGTTATCCAATCATACACCTCAAGAAATTATCGATGCCAAATTGGATTTTATAGAAAAAATAGGATTAACAAAACATCTTTCGCCCACCAGAAGCAATGGTTTGTTAAGCATGATTAAACAAATGAAGCTGGATGCTTTGGCTTATAAGAATAAGCTAGTTTAA
- a CDS encoding DUF59 domain-containing protein: MPAIINTYNTELTQRVIDTIKTCYDPEIPVDVWELGLIYEINIDQENNLVVKMTLTSPSCPVAETLPPEIEDKLRDVEGIRSAKIELTFEPPWEKEMMSEVAQLELGFM; encoded by the coding sequence ATGCCTGCAATTATAAATACATACAACACCGAACTAACGCAACGCGTAATCGACACGATTAAAACGTGCTACGATCCGGAAATCCCTGTTGATGTTTGGGAACTAGGTTTGATTTATGAAATCAACATCGATCAGGAAAATAATTTAGTTGTGAAAATGACATTGACCTCACCGAGTTGTCCGGTTGCTGAAACCTTACCTCCTGAAATAGAAGATAAACTAAGAGATGTAGAAGGAATCCGTTCTGCTAAAATTGAATTAACATTTGAACCGCCCTGGGAAAAAGAAATGATGAGTGAAGTTGCACAATTGGAGTTGGGTTTTATGTAA
- a CDS encoding DUF2480 family protein produces the protein MSEEIINKVSQSELVTIDLEAFYPEGERVLFDIKDHLFQGLILREKDFREFIKNEDWTKYKDKYVALICSADAIVPTWAYMLLATQLEPVAKKVVFGDLETLETILYSEILSQLNIDQYKDARIVIKGCGDLPVPKAAYVQITSMLRPVAKSIMYGEPCSTVPLYKKAKE, from the coding sequence ATGAGTGAAGAAATTATAAATAAAGTTTCGCAAAGCGAACTCGTAACCATCGACCTGGAGGCGTTTTATCCTGAGGGCGAGCGGGTTTTGTTTGACATCAAAGATCATTTGTTTCAAGGATTGATTTTGCGTGAAAAAGACTTTCGGGAATTTATTAAAAACGAAGACTGGACTAAATACAAAGACAAATATGTTGCATTGATTTGTTCGGCAGATGCAATTGTTCCTACCTGGGCATATATGTTGTTGGCAACACAATTAGAACCGGTTGCGAAAAAAGTTGTCTTTGGTGATTTAGAAACCTTGGAAACAATTCTATACTCTGAAATTTTAAGCCAATTAAACATTGATCAATACAAAGATGCGCGTATTGTTATAAAAGGCTGTGGAGATTTACCTGTCCCGAAAGCAGCTTATGTTCAAATCACCAGCATGCTTCGTCCCGTTGCAAAAAGTATTATGTATGGCGAACCTTGCTCTACGGTGCCGTTGTATAAGAAAGCGAAGGAGTAA